ACGTCACCCTGGCGTTGCGCCGGCTGCGCAAGCTCGGGGAGGACGAGGCGGAGGCCGTCGCCCGGGCCCAGCTGGAGCTGGTGGGGCTCGCCGGCAAGGCCGACGCCCGGCCGGCACAACTCTCCGGCGGTCAGCAGCAGCGGGTGGCGATCGCCCGGGCGCTGGCCCTGCGGCCGGAGGTGATGCTCTTCGACGAGGCCACCTCGGCGCTCGACCCGGAGCTGGTCAAGGGGGTGCTCAAAGTGATGGCCGACCTGTCCGCAGGGGGTATGACCATGGTGGTGGTCACCCACGAGATGGGCTTCGCCCGGCAGGTCGCCGACACCGTGGCCTTCATGGACCGGGGCGTGGTGCTGGAGTCGGGCCCGCCGGAGGCGATCTTCGAGGGAGCCGAGCATCCCCGGCTGCGCCGGTTCCTCGCCCAGGTGCTCTGAACCGTTAGGAAGGGGCCCTTCCTATACACGAGGCGTTAACAAGGGGCCCTTCCTTCGCGTCAGGCGGCCTGGCGGCGTAGGTGTGCGGCGAACGCCCTCAGGTCGCCGAGCAGCATCAGGATGGCGTTGCGGTAGGCGACCGACGCCCACAGGCGCAGTTCCTCGTTGTCCAGCCCGCCGAAAGCCAGCGACAACGCCTTGCGGCGACGCCGGTCGAGCACCTTGTGCGGGCGGGTGAGCAGGTCGCCCTCCCGGCGCAGGGCCTGCAGGTAGGCGGCCACCGCCTCCTGGTAGTGCCGGCCGGCGACCCGCTCCAACACTGTGAACTCGAAGACGTTCAACGCCGCCTCGGATTCCCAGTAGGCGTCGTTACGCTCCGGCGCGCTGGCGACGTGCCGGCCCATCGCGTGCCGGGCCTCGTAGAGCAGCAGCACTCCCCGGCCGGTGGTGCTCAGCGGCCGGCGTGGCGCCGGCAGCCGCAGCGTGCGCACCGGCGCCGCACCGGTCAGGTCCAGCGCGCCGGCGTACGACGGCATCCGCTGCCTCCCCCGGGCCGGCTCCGGCACCAGGCAGGCCCGCTCCTGATACGCCACCCGGCCGCCGGTGGGCAGTGCGCGCACCGCCGCGGCGTGCAGCTCGGCCAGGGGTCGGTCGTCCGGGGCGCCGGCCGGCGGGAGGGTGAGGACGAGGCCGCTGGCACCGGGCACCGGCACGCCCAGGAGGCAGGAGTTACGCAGGAACGCCCAGGTCGCCGCCGCCGCACGGATCCCGCTCGCGACGGCCTGCGCGTCGGCCCGCCAGTCCCGGGCGATTCGCAGCCGCTGCTGGAGATCCGCCGTCGCGGCGGCGTCGTGCGGGTACAGCTGGCGGACCGCCCGCGGCAGCGACTCGAGGCGCACATCCAGCGGGTCGCCGCTCGGTGCGGGCACCGCGTGCCGCGGGCAGTCGGCGTCGGCGTGCGGGTCGCCGGTGACCGCGTGGCAGTCGGCGAGCCAGCTCGCCCCGGGATGGCCGACCGGCCGGGCGAACGCCAGGTGGGGCAGCTGCCCGGTGCGCAGCACCGTCTCGTACTGGGGTCGGGTGCGCGCGGTCCGCATCAGGTCCAGTGGCAGCACCGGCGCCAGCGCCAGCACCGCCTCGAAGACGACGCAGTGCGGGCAGGCCGGGCCGCCGGGGTCGCGCACCCGGTAGCGGCGCCGATGGTCGACGCCGGGCTGCTCCCACTGCACCCCGATGACGCCGTCGCCCTGCGCCATCAGGTACAGGAATGTGGTGGCGCTGCGTTCCCGGGTGACCGAGGTCAACTCGTCGAGGAACTCCCGTTCGGTGACCACCCGCAGGTCGGTCTCCGTCTCACCGGTGGTCATGAGGCCCCCTCGCGGACCGAACGCATCGACGAACGCCGAACGCTTCCACCGTACGCGGCGCACTGGGCGGCCGCCCGCCCCGTGCGTGGCCCGGGAGGTGTCGCCAATCCGTCGGTCCGCCGCCCACCGCGGATCCGGGCGGCCGCGATCAGTCTGTGCTCTCGCGGCCCAGCAGCCGGATCTCCTCGTTGTCCAGCGCGGACTGAAGGTCGAGAAGGACGAGGTCGTCGATCTCCCGACGGTCACGCAACCGGGTGATTTCCCGCCGTTTGTGGTTGAGGACCGCGAGGCGCAGTTGGCGTTCCCGGGCGAGTTCCTCGGCGGTACGCCCACCGCCCTCGTTAACGTCCTCCAGGTGCCGCTGGTACTCGGCTTCCAGCCGGCGGACCGCCTCCTCGTCGGCTCCGACCTCGGCGGCGGCCTGGGGCAGCGCGGCCAGGCCCACCTCGGTGGCCCGCAGGCGTGCCTGCCGCAACTCGTCGGCCCGCTCGGGATCGCCGACCAGCCCCGCCCAGCGCACCACGAGCGGAAGGGTGGTGCCCTGAACGAGCATGATCAGCACGATCACCAGCGAGGTCACGAAGATGATCAGGTCGCGTTCGGCCACCGGTTGACCGGACACCGTCGTTGTCGGGACCGCCAGGGCGGCGGCGAGCGAGACGGCACCCCGGAAACCCGACCAGCCGGCGATGGTGCCGACCCGCCAGCCGCCACGTTCCTGGTCCCTGTCCACCGTTCGGCGGTGCAGCAGCTTCACCGATTCCGCCGTGACGTAGACGAAGAACAGCCGGGTGACGAGGACGACCACGCTGACCACCAGCACGATCATCAGCGCGCGCTGCGGCGAGGCGCTGGTGACGCCCCGCACCGCCCGGGGGATCTGGGTGCCCAGCAGCACGAACAGCCCACCGTTGATCAGGAACGTGGACAGGTCCCAGAAGGCGTACGCCAGCACCCGCGATCGGGCGCGGATCACCCGGGGGCCGGCGTAGGCCAGCACCAGGCCGGCGACCACGACCGCCAGCACGCCGCTGGCGTGCACCGCGTCGGCGAGAAGAAACGCGGTGAACGGCGTCAACACGCTCAGCGCGCCCTCGCGCAGGGGATCGTCGAGCCGTTTGCGGACCAGCACCACGACGGCGCCGACCAGCAGGCCGGCGATCACTCCCCCGGCGCTGGCCCCGACGAACTCCTCGCCGATCCCGAGCGCGCCGGGTTCCGCTTCCCTGGTGAGCAGGCCCACGGTCACCGCGAAGAGCACCAGCGCGGTGCCGTCGTTGATCAGGCTCTCCGCGTGCAGGGTGGTCAGGAGCTTTCGAGGGAGCCGCTTGGCCAGCCCGGTCACCGCGGCGGCGTCGGTCGGCGCGAGGACCGCCCCGAGCACCCAGGCGGCGGCGGGGTTCACCCCGAACGCCTGCGCGGTCAGCGACACAGTGACCATGGTGAGCACCACCAGCACCACGGCGAGCAGCCCGATCACCGGGAAGTTGGCCCGGATCTCGCGCAGGCTGATGGTGAGACTTTCCCGGTAGAGGATCGCCGGCAGGAAGATCAGCAGTACCAGGTCCGGCTCCAGGGTCAGCTCGGACAGCGGCGGCGCCAGCCCGAGCAGCACCCCGAACGCGATGAGCAGCACCGGTGGCGCGACCCTGTACCGGCCGCCGAGCGTGGTGCCGACGAGAACTGTGACGCCCAGCACCACGATCAGGACGAGCGCCTCCACGCGTACCCCCTTGAATCACGGCGGCTGCGCCGCTGGTTTCCATCTGACCGCACCCTGCCGGTCGGTTCCCGGCGAACCGGCAAGTCGCCGGGGGCGGCGGGTGACACCCGTGGTCAGTCGGAGGAGGTGGCGGCGCGGGCCTCGGCGGTGACCACGCGGGCGGTACGGCGGTGCCCGGCCGCCTCGTCGTCGCGGCCCAGTGCGGCGGCCAGGTCGGCGAGGTATCCGGCCACCGGGCCGAGGGTGAGCACCCCGCTGCCGGCGGCCAGTTCATCGGCGGCTGGCCGGAGTTCGTCGGCGACGCGCTCCATCGTGGGCCGGTCGGCCAGGGCGAGCGCCGCGCGGGCGGTGACGCAGAGCCGTGCCTCCCGCAGCAGGTCGTGCGGTCCGTCCGGGAGGGCCCGCAGGGCCGCTCCGGCGGCCTCCCGGTCGCCGTCGGCGACGAGCAGCAGCGGTCGGACCCACGGCTCGTGGGGGCCCCAGTCCAGGCCCGCCCAGTCCTGGCCCTGAAGCTCGGGGACGGGCTGGTCGACGACGCCGTCCGGCCCGGGTGCCGACCGGTCGGCGTCGACGGCACCGGCGAGGCGCAGCCCGAGCAGGGCGAACGGGAGCAGCCCTCGGGTCAGGCCCGGCATCGCGTCGGTGGGCAGCCGGTCGGCAGCCGCCCGGTACGCGTCCGCCGCCGCGGCGTGCTCGCCGGCCAGCGCCAGCCGCAGCGCGGCGTACCACCGGGTGAAGACACCGACCAGCGGTAGCTCGTACCGCTCCGCGAGGCGGTCGGCGGCGTGGGCGTGCGCGTCGGCGCCGACAAGGTCGGCCAGCGCGCAGCGGGCCTGCACCAGGAC
Above is a window of Micromonospora coriariae DNA encoding:
- a CDS encoding amino acid ABC transporter ATP-binding protein; the protein is MTASTTTSVSLDVRDVHLAFGPNRVLRGVDLAVPRGATACVIGPSGSGKSTLLRTINRLIEPDRGDVLLDGRSVLRDDPDALRQRVGMVFQQFNLFPHMTVLRNVTLALRRLRKLGEDEAEAVARAQLELVGLAGKADARPAQLSGGQQQRVAIARALALRPEVMLFDEATSALDPELVKGVLKVMADLSAGGMTMVVVTHEMGFARQVADTVAFMDRGVVLESGPPEAIFEGAEHPRLRRFLAQVL
- a CDS encoding Na+/H+ antiporter translates to MEALVLIVVLGVTVLVGTTLGGRYRVAPPVLLIAFGVLLGLAPPLSELTLEPDLVLLIFLPAILYRESLTISLREIRANFPVIGLLAVVLVVLTMVTVSLTAQAFGVNPAAAWVLGAVLAPTDAAAVTGLAKRLPRKLLTTLHAESLINDGTALVLFAVTVGLLTREAEPGALGIGEEFVGASAGGVIAGLLVGAVVVLVRKRLDDPLREGALSVLTPFTAFLLADAVHASGVLAVVVAGLVLAYAGPRVIRARSRVLAYAFWDLSTFLINGGLFVLLGTQIPRAVRGVTSASPQRALMIVLVVSVVVLVTRLFFVYVTAESVKLLHRRTVDRDQERGGWRVGTIAGWSGFRGAVSLAAALAVPTTTVSGQPVAERDLIIFVTSLVIVLIMLVQGTTLPLVVRWAGLVGDPERADELRQARLRATEVGLAALPQAAAEVGADEEAVRRLEAEYQRHLEDVNEGGGRTAEELARERQLRLAVLNHKRREITRLRDRREIDDLVLLDLQSALDNEEIRLLGRESTD